A section of the Quatrionicoccus australiensis genome encodes:
- the nifB gene encoding nitrogenase cofactor biosynthesis protein NifB: MELPVISNTPPAAEGGGCASSGCGSAPDALAHLPDHIRAKVQDHPCYSEEAHHYFARMHVAVAPACNIQCNYCNRKYDCSNESRPGVVSEVLTPKQAINKVLAVAAEIPQMTVLGIAGPGDPLANPARTFETFEELSARAPDIKLCVSTNGLNLPMYVDRIAQHNIDHVTITINCVDPEVGAKIYPWIFWENKRIFGVEGARILIEQQQKGLQMLTERGILVKVNSVLIPGVNDEHLKEVSKIVKAKGAFLHNVMPLIAEPEHGTYYGIMEQPEPTPEQLQELQDACAGDMAMMRHCRQCRADAVGLLGEDRGDEFTMDKIDVMEVDYEAAMVRRKEVHDSIIEQLEAKRGNVKPKAEELGIPADARPVLMAVAGKNGVVAEHFGHAKEFLIYEASPAGARFMSHRKTELYCGGMDACGDGDVVDAGATESLLERNIRILEGCEVVLCSKIGYEPWGKLEAAGIVPNGEHAMEPIEEAVMAVYKEIAATGKLSPALDSKKVA; encoded by the coding sequence GTGGAACTTCCAGTTATCAGCAATACCCCGCCGGCCGCAGAAGGCGGCGGCTGCGCCTCCAGCGGTTGCGGCAGTGCGCCCGACGCACTGGCCCACCTGCCCGATCACATCCGCGCCAAGGTTCAGGATCATCCCTGCTACTCCGAAGAGGCGCACCATTACTTTGCCCGCATGCACGTTGCCGTGGCCCCGGCCTGCAACATCCAGTGCAATTACTGCAACCGCAAGTACGACTGTTCCAACGAATCCCGTCCGGGCGTCGTTTCCGAAGTGCTGACGCCGAAGCAGGCGATCAACAAGGTGCTCGCCGTCGCCGCCGAAATCCCGCAAATGACGGTACTCGGCATCGCCGGCCCCGGCGACCCTCTCGCCAACCCGGCCCGCACTTTCGAGACTTTTGAAGAGCTTTCGGCGCGCGCCCCGGACATCAAGCTCTGCGTGTCGACCAACGGCCTCAACCTGCCGATGTATGTCGACCGTATTGCTCAGCACAACATCGACCACGTGACGATCACCATCAACTGCGTCGATCCCGAAGTCGGTGCCAAGATCTACCCGTGGATTTTCTGGGAGAACAAGCGCATCTTCGGCGTCGAAGGCGCACGCATCCTCATCGAGCAGCAGCAGAAGGGTCTGCAGATGCTGACCGAGCGCGGCATCCTGGTGAAGGTCAATTCGGTGCTGATCCCCGGCGTCAATGACGAGCATCTCAAGGAAGTCTCGAAGATCGTCAAGGCCAAGGGCGCCTTCCTGCACAACGTCATGCCGCTGATCGCCGAGCCGGAGCACGGCACCTACTACGGGATCATGGAGCAGCCGGAACCGACGCCGGAGCAACTGCAGGAACTGCAGGACGCCTGTGCCGGCGACATGGCGATGATGCGCCATTGCCGCCAGTGCCGTGCCGATGCGGTCGGCCTGCTCGGCGAGGATCGCGGCGACGAGTTCACCATGGACAAGATCGACGTCATGGAGGTCGATTACGAAGCCGCCATGGTCCGCCGCAAGGAAGTGCACGACTCGATCATCGAACAGCTTGAAGCCAAGCGCGGCAACGTCAAGCCGAAGGCCGAAGAACTCGGCATTCCGGCTGATGCCCGCCCGGTGCTCATGGCGGTAGCCGGCAAGAACGGCGTCGTCGCCGAACACTTCGGTCACGCCAAGGAGTTCCTGATCTACGAGGCCTCGCCGGCTGGCGCGCGCTTCATGAGCCATCGCAAGACCGAACTCTACTGCGGCGGCATGGATGCCTGCGGTGACGGCGACGTCGTCGATGCCGGCGCCACGGAATCGCTGCTCGAACGCAACATCCGCATTCTCGAAGGCTGTGAAGTGGTGCTCTGCTCCAAGATCGGCTACGAGCCTTGGGGCAAGCTGGAAGCCGCCGGCATCGTGCCGAATGGCGAACATGCGATGGAGCCGATCGAGGAAGCGGTGATGGCGGTGTACAAGGAAATCGCGGCGACCGGCAAGCTGAGTCCCGCGCTCGATAGCAAAAAGGTGGCGTGA
- a CDS encoding 4Fe-4S binding protein: MALQITESCVNCWACVDVCPNDAIYEDKPHFLIADDKCTECLGDHSVPQCAAICPIEMAIVDELGAFLNPPGSLTGIPIEKLKQFGLWKEAA; the protein is encoded by the coding sequence ATGGCTCTCCAGATTACCGAATCCTGCGTCAATTGCTGGGCTTGCGTCGATGTCTGTCCGAACGACGCGATCTACGAAGACAAGCCGCATTTCCTGATCGCCGACGATAAATGTACCGAGTGTCTGGGCGATCACAGCGTGCCGCAATGCGCTGCGATCTGCCCGATTGAAATGGCCATCGTCGATGAACTGGGCGCATTCCTGAATCCGCCCGGTTCGCTGACCGGCATCCCGATTGAAAAGCTGAAGCAATTCGGCCTCTGGAAAGAAGCGGCATAA
- a CDS encoding bifunctional diguanylate cyclase/phosphodiesterase: protein MRFGALLVTVLCLSLFGWVGLDLQQSRERELQAAEHIGATLTKLLESHLQATASKVDQQLSDFVQRFQFDIADRVPRARVEEGLQYYLKRIPEVRSFRVADTSGRYLYDASGVLSDVNIADRPYFIRLRDDPAAELVISPPLVSRSTHDIVIVFARRLQDRAGNFAGVVFATLRADYFERYYRGLEVGQHGVIALWSRDMALFARAPRLPERQGSILEDSPIPAALQAGESHGSFRRAGALDGKQRLFVYRALEGFPFVVTVGFAEADILAEWKRRALIYGVLAVVLLGALLALVRSWGMGYRQAEALAEKLAADFADKSRESRALLDSIPDPAWLLDNDGHFLAVNEAYCHSLGRSMDAIIGHTVEELFPVEEAKVLRAGQLEVYRQGGPVRQLVWLHLCGKLTPFEFLRVPVYRDDGQPRGLAGVAWDMSERFAAEERQRLITHFFDNANDAVLILDEERRVLTLNKAVTAISGYTLEDLQGRLPRFMVDGCQDPAALDAVVQVLDEQGIWRGEMQAARKDGSRLPIYCNVSSIRNDEGRVVNWAVFVTDLSERKAAEARIESLTHVDQLTELPNRQGFARVLGEWLAAAKPGVLLVIDLNQLSRVNDAFGHAAGDTLLRRMSVRLRKLLRDGDVVGRLGGDQFGVLLAEGARPIAAEIVARKLLDVIGRPVSIEGSDVVTTASAGICLLHEDGGDVAILLRNADNALHHAKNSGPNSFRFFSADMNVRMEERLRLESDLRWALPRGELLLHYQPQVDIHSGAVIGFECLLRWQHPELGMVSPVRFIPLAEESRLILPIGAWVLEEACRQNKAWQDAGMAPLVVAVNLSAVQFHGADVVAAVAQALQDTGLEARYLELEITESVIVEDPERVVRIMEELKALGVSLSIDDFGTGYSSLSYLKRFPIDKIKIDRSFVRDLERNSNDAAIVRMVIGIATELERKVIAEGVETIEQLEFLRRHGCDEYQGFYCSPGIPAEQVVALVASCQA, encoded by the coding sequence TTGCGTTTCGGTGCATTGCTGGTGACAGTGCTGTGCCTGAGCCTGTTCGGCTGGGTCGGTCTCGATCTGCAGCAGTCGCGTGAACGCGAGTTGCAGGCGGCCGAACATATCGGTGCCACGCTGACCAAGTTGCTGGAAAGTCATTTGCAGGCGACGGCGAGCAAGGTCGATCAGCAACTCTCGGATTTCGTGCAGCGCTTCCAGTTCGATATCGCAGATCGTGTGCCGCGCGCGCGCGTCGAAGAGGGGTTGCAGTACTATCTGAAGCGCATTCCGGAAGTGCGAAGCTTTCGCGTGGCCGATACCAGCGGGCGCTACCTCTATGATGCGAGTGGTGTGCTGAGCGATGTAAATATCGCCGATCGTCCCTATTTCATCCGCCTGCGTGACGATCCCGCAGCCGAACTGGTTATTTCGCCGCCTCTGGTTTCGCGAAGTACGCATGACATCGTGATCGTTTTTGCCCGCCGTCTGCAGGATCGGGCCGGCAATTTCGCCGGCGTCGTATTTGCCACCCTGCGTGCCGATTATTTCGAGCGTTACTACCGTGGGCTGGAGGTCGGGCAGCATGGCGTCATCGCCCTGTGGAGTCGCGACATGGCCTTGTTCGCCCGCGCTCCGAGGCTGCCCGAGCGGCAGGGCAGCATCCTGGAAGACAGTCCGATTCCGGCTGCGCTGCAGGCGGGCGAATCGCATGGCAGTTTCCGCCGGGCCGGTGCGCTGGACGGCAAGCAGCGTCTTTTTGTCTATCGTGCGCTGGAAGGTTTTCCATTTGTCGTCACGGTCGGTTTTGCCGAAGCCGATATCCTTGCCGAATGGAAGCGCCGGGCGCTGATTTACGGTGTGCTCGCTGTTGTGTTGCTCGGCGCCCTGCTGGCGCTGGTGCGTTCCTGGGGCATGGGCTATCGTCAGGCCGAGGCGCTGGCGGAAAAGCTGGCCGCCGATTTTGCCGACAAGTCGCGGGAGAGTCGTGCCCTGCTTGATTCGATTCCCGATCCGGCCTGGCTGCTCGACAACGATGGTCATTTCCTGGCGGTCAACGAAGCTTATTGCCATTCTTTGGGGCGGTCGATGGATGCGATCATCGGTCATACCGTCGAGGAGCTTTTCCCGGTGGAGGAAGCCAAAGTGCTGCGCGCCGGGCAACTGGAGGTCTACCGCCAGGGCGGGCCGGTCCGCCAACTGGTCTGGCTGCATCTGTGCGGCAAGCTGACCCCCTTCGAGTTCCTGCGTGTTCCGGTTTATCGCGACGATGGCCAGCCGCGCGGACTGGCCGGTGTGGCCTGGGACATGAGCGAGCGTTTCGCGGCTGAAGAGCGGCAACGCCTGATTACCCACTTTTTCGACAACGCCAACGATGCCGTCCTGATTCTTGACGAGGAGCGTCGCGTCCTGACCTTGAACAAGGCGGTGACGGCGATCAGCGGTTATACGCTGGAGGACCTGCAGGGCCGCTTGCCGCGCTTCATGGTGGATGGCTGTCAGGACCCGGCGGCACTCGACGCTGTCGTGCAGGTGCTTGATGAGCAGGGTATCTGGCGCGGTGAAATGCAGGCGGCGCGCAAGGATGGCAGCCGTTTGCCGATTTACTGCAATGTCAGCTCGATCCGCAATGACGAGGGGCGGGTCGTCAATTGGGCGGTGTTCGTCACCGATCTCAGTGAGCGCAAGGCGGCCGAGGCGCGGATCGAGTCGTTGACCCACGTCGATCAGCTGACCGAACTGCCCAACCGCCAGGGTTTCGCCCGGGTTCTTGGCGAATGGCTGGCGGCTGCCAAGCCGGGGGTATTGCTGGTTATCGATTTGAACCAGCTCAGTCGCGTCAATGATGCCTTCGGCCACGCGGCCGGCGATACCCTGCTGCGCCGGATGAGCGTGCGTCTGCGCAAATTGCTGCGCGACGGCGATGTCGTCGGTCGGCTCGGCGGCGACCAGTTCGGTGTGCTGCTCGCCGAGGGCGCACGGCCGATTGCGGCCGAAATCGTCGCGCGGAAACTGCTCGATGTGATCGGTCGACCGGTAAGCATTGAAGGCAGCGATGTCGTGACCACCGCTTCGGCCGGTATTTGCCTGCTGCATGAGGATGGCGGCGATGTCGCGATCCTGCTGCGCAATGCCGACAATGCATTGCACCATGCCAAGAACTCCGGGCCGAACAGTTTCCGCTTCTTCTCGGCCGACATGAATGTGCGGATGGAGGAACGCCTGCGCCTGGAAAGCGATTTGCGCTGGGCGCTGCCCCGCGGCGAGTTGTTGCTGCATTACCAGCCGCAGGTCGATATCCACAGCGGTGCCGTCATCGGTTTCGAGTGCCTGTTGCGCTGGCAGCATCCGGAACTCGGCATGGTCTCGCCGGTCCGTTTCATTCCGCTTGCCGAGGAAAGCCGCTTGATCCTGCCGATCGGTGCCTGGGTGCTGGAAGAAGCCTGTCGCCAGAACAAGGCCTGGCAGGATGCCGGCATGGCGCCGCTGGTGGTGGCCGTCAATCTGTCGGCGGTACAGTTCCACGGAGCCGACGTTGTCGCCGCGGTAGCGCAGGCCTTGCAGGACACCGGGCTGGAAGCGCGTTATCTTGAACTGGAAATCACCGAGAGCGTCATCGTCGAGGATCCGGAACGGGTGGTGCGCATCATGGAAGAACTCAAGGCACTTGGGGTCAGCCTGTCGATCGACGATTTCGGCACCGGCTATTCCAGCCTGTCGTATCTGAAGCGTTTCCCGATCGACAAGATCAAGATCGACCGCTCCTTCGTGCGCGATCTCGAGCGCAACAGCAACGACGCGGCGATCGTGCGCATGGTGATCGGCATTGCGACGGAGCTCGAGCGCAAGGTGATTGCGGAAGGCGTCGAAACCATCGAGCAGCTTGAGTTCCTGCGCCGTCACGGCTGCGACGAATACCAGGGCTTCTATTGCAGTCCGGGCATTCCGGCCGAACAGGTCGTCGCCCTGGTAGCCAGCTGTCAGGCCTGA
- the draG gene encoding ADP-ribosyl-[dinitrogen reductase] hydrolase translates to MFWTGELIARTAPVRRRAAPPPWASPRLDKAIAAYLGLAIGDALGASVEFMTPNEIRHTHGVHREITGGGWLRLKPGTVTDDTTMALALGAAILASGGVDALAAAQAFDAWMRAKPVDIGNTVRRNLIQFRKTGRPEAVASEHDAGNGAIMRVLPVALACSGQPPENTIFACRAQAHVTHNNELSDAAGETLVFMVQDLLAGRDTAAVRARADALARQHPLYAFDNKPRENPSGYVVETMQAVFQAFFATDSFEDCLIDIVNRGGDADTTGAIAGMLAGARYGLESIPKRWLKVLDGKTREACEQQAAGLIKLADERIPALA, encoded by the coding sequence ATGTTTTGGACCGGAGAACTGATTGCCCGCACGGCGCCGGTACGCCGGCGCGCGGCACCACCGCCCTGGGCTTCGCCCCGGCTCGACAAGGCAATAGCCGCCTACCTCGGCCTGGCGATCGGCGATGCGCTGGGAGCCAGCGTCGAATTCATGACGCCCAACGAAATTCGCCATACGCACGGCGTGCACCGTGAAATCACCGGCGGCGGCTGGCTGCGCCTGAAGCCGGGCACGGTCACCGACGACACGACCATGGCGCTGGCGCTCGGCGCCGCCATCCTGGCCAGCGGCGGCGTCGATGCCCTTGCCGCGGCGCAGGCCTTCGATGCCTGGATGCGCGCCAAGCCGGTCGACATCGGCAATACCGTGCGCCGCAACCTGATCCAATTCAGGAAAACCGGCCGGCCGGAAGCCGTCGCCAGCGAACACGACGCCGGCAACGGCGCGATCATGCGCGTCCTGCCGGTCGCCCTGGCCTGTAGCGGTCAACCGCCGGAAAACACCATTTTTGCCTGCCGCGCCCAGGCGCACGTCACGCACAACAACGAACTCTCCGACGCGGCTGGCGAAACCCTGGTTTTCATGGTCCAGGACCTGCTCGCCGGACGAGACACGGCTGCAGTCCGCGCGCGTGCCGATGCACTGGCCCGGCAACATCCGCTCTATGCGTTTGACAACAAGCCGCGCGAGAACCCGAGCGGCTATGTCGTGGAAACCATGCAGGCCGTCTTCCAGGCCTTTTTCGCCACCGACAGTTTCGAGGATTGCCTGATCGACATCGTCAATCGCGGCGGCGATGCCGACACCACCGGTGCCATCGCCGGCATGCTGGCCGGTGCCCGCTACGGACTGGAAAGCATTCCGAAACGCTGGCTGAAGGTGCTCGATGGCAAAACCCGGGAAGCCTGCGAGCAGCAGGCCGCCGGACTGATCAAGCTGGCGGACGAAAGAATCCCGGCCCTGGCTTGA
- a CDS encoding 2Fe-2S iron-sulfur cluster-binding protein, with protein sequence MPKAKVTFEDIGVTVTVPAGTRLIEVSEKVGAGIVYGCREGECCTCLTKVISGGENLAAPSMLEDQVLKDNLAPRGHRLACQAQIIGGDIVVKPA encoded by the coding sequence ATGCCTAAAGCAAAAGTCACCTTCGAAGACATCGGCGTCACCGTCACCGTCCCGGCCGGCACCCGTCTCATTGAAGTCTCGGAAAAGGTCGGCGCCGGCATCGTTTACGGCTGCCGCGAAGGCGAATGCTGCACCTGCCTGACCAAGGTCATCTCCGGCGGTGAAAACCTCGCTGCCCCCAGCATGCTGGAAGACCAGGTACTGAAAGACAACCTCGCGCCGCGCGGCCACCGCCTGGCCTGCCAGGCCCAGATCATCGGCGGCGACATCGTCGTCAAACCAGCCTGA
- a CDS encoding 2Fe-2S iron-sulfur cluster-binding protein produces MALITFSSHMHKDKTVYAVAGSHRQTVLELAKEHHIPIDFGCGDGECGTCLVKVSSVDAKRSPMGAPLTDREIGVLKEMGHITQAQIDQMRVDDLCPTQWRLACQVVLRDEDVLIEYPSK; encoded by the coding sequence ATGGCCCTCATTACATTCAGCAGTCACATGCACAAGGACAAGACGGTTTACGCCGTCGCCGGCAGCCACCGCCAGACCGTTCTGGAACTGGCCAAGGAACACCACATCCCGATCGACTTCGGTTGCGGCGATGGCGAATGCGGCACCTGCCTGGTCAAGGTTTCCTCGGTTGATGCCAAGCGCTCGCCGATGGGCGCCCCGCTGACCGATCGCGAAATCGGAGTGCTCAAGGAAATGGGTCATATCACCCAGGCCCAGATCGACCAGATGCGCGTCGACGACCTCTGCCCGACCCAATGGCGCCTCGCCTGCCAGGTCGTGCTGCGCGATGAAGACGTGCTGATCGAATACCCGAGCAAGTGA
- a CDS encoding ArsC/Spx/MgsR family protein: MAVVTFYEKPGCKGNLRQKTLLAAAGHTVQAKNLKTEAWTADRLLAFIGKLPVGSWFNPAAPAIKAGQIVPENLSFEHAVNLLLENPLLIRRPLMEIGEERMVGFDVAAVDAWIGLNNVELPAGNIEACVHGPEGHGSCGSHEHEDEDSSHVSCGHH, translated from the coding sequence ATGGCAGTTGTCACGTTTTACGAAAAACCCGGTTGCAAGGGCAATCTTCGCCAGAAGACCCTGCTCGCCGCCGCCGGCCACACCGTGCAGGCGAAAAACCTGAAAACCGAGGCGTGGACCGCTGACCGCTTGCTTGCCTTCATCGGCAAGCTGCCGGTTGGCAGCTGGTTCAACCCGGCGGCACCGGCGATCAAGGCCGGGCAGATCGTGCCGGAGAACCTCAGCTTCGAGCATGCCGTCAATCTGCTGTTGGAAAACCCGCTGCTGATTCGCCGCCCGCTGATGGAAATCGGCGAGGAACGCATGGTCGGTTTCGATGTTGCAGCGGTCGACGCCTGGATCGGGCTGAATAACGTCGAATTGCCGGCTGGCAATATCGAAGCCTGCGTGCATGGCCCCGAAGGCCACGGCAGCTGCGGCAGCCATGAGCATGAGGACGAGGACAGCAGCCATGTCAGCTGCGGCCATCACTGA
- a CDS encoding FprA family A-type flavoprotein, which produces MSAAAITDNAIEIAPGVHWVGALDPHLRTFDIILKTANGTSYNSYVVRGETGVAVIDTVKESFADDFFRRLESVARYDEITTIVLNHLEPDHSGALPELLKRAPQARVYLSSRAQMMLKALLKPSGEKPPEYIPVTTDDTVDLGGRTLRFLHTPYLHWPDTQCTYLEEDAILFTGDVFGCHFCDGRLFNDRVGDFRFSFEYYYAHIMRPFREYVLDAMALIEPLALQLIAPAHGPILRHQPRDYVLRYRELASPRLFNEARSEKTLVVFYISAYGNTRRMAEALAAGAERIEGVRVSLYDLEGGESGIFTDLIEEADGIAIGSPTINGDAVRPIWDLLSSLTTVNIKGKLGAAFGSYGWSGEAVRLIEDRLRGLKLRVPVDGLRIKLVPAAEELEHCRNLGESLARHLTGQVEHREIDMASLA; this is translated from the coding sequence ATGTCAGCTGCGGCCATCACTGATAACGCGATCGAGATTGCTCCGGGCGTCCACTGGGTGGGCGCCCTCGACCCGCATCTGCGCACCTTCGACATCATCCTGAAAACCGCCAACGGCACGAGCTACAACTCGTATGTCGTGCGCGGCGAAACCGGCGTCGCGGTGATCGATACGGTCAAGGAAAGCTTCGCCGACGATTTCTTCCGTCGCCTCGAATCGGTGGCGCGTTACGACGAAATCACCACCATCGTCCTCAACCACCTCGAGCCTGACCACAGCGGCGCCCTGCCCGAGTTATTGAAGCGTGCCCCACAGGCCCGCGTTTACCTGTCGAGCCGCGCCCAGATGATGCTGAAGGCGCTGTTGAAGCCTTCCGGCGAAAAGCCGCCCGAATACATTCCGGTCACCACCGACGACACTGTCGACCTCGGCGGCCGGACGCTGCGCTTCCTGCATACGCCCTACCTGCACTGGCCGGACACGCAGTGCACCTATCTCGAGGAAGACGCCATCCTGTTCACCGGCGACGTCTTCGGCTGCCATTTCTGCGACGGCCGCCTGTTCAACGACCGGGTCGGCGATTTCCGCTTTTCCTTCGAGTATTACTACGCCCACATCATGCGTCCCTTCCGCGAGTACGTGCTCGACGCGATGGCCTTGATCGAGCCGCTCGCCCTGCAACTGATCGCGCCGGCGCACGGCCCCATCCTGCGCCACCAACCGCGCGACTATGTACTGCGCTACCGCGAGCTGGCCTCGCCGCGCCTGTTCAACGAAGCGCGCAGCGAAAAGACCCTGGTCGTCTTCTACATCTCGGCCTACGGCAATACCCGGCGCATGGCCGAGGCACTGGCTGCCGGCGCCGAACGCATCGAAGGCGTGCGTGTCTCGCTGTACGACCTCGAAGGCGGCGAATCCGGCATCTTTACCGACCTGATCGAGGAGGCCGACGGCATCGCCATCGGCAGCCCGACCATCAACGGCGATGCCGTACGCCCGATCTGGGATCTGCTCTCCTCGCTGACCACCGTCAACATCAAGGGCAAGCTCGGTGCCGCCTTCGGCTCCTACGGCTGGAGCGGCGAAGCGGTACGGCTGATCGAGGACCGCCTGCGCGGCCTCAAGCTGCGCGTACCGGTCGACGGCCTGCGCATCAAGCTGGTGCCGGCCGCCGAGGAACTCGAACACTGCCGCAATCTGGGCGAAAGCCTGGCCCGTCACCTGACCGGCCAGGTCGAACACCGCGAGATCGACATGGCGTCGCTCGCTTAA
- a CDS encoding nitrogen fixation protein NifQ: MNGPDRRLAREVIFAELLLAPCSSKAAGDPNRSLLASMLAGQGIGEGCLPPDLGLGEEVFRHLLGEYFPDAEFSGHSRQVEAIPEWSDLQKLLLEHRARQHPSELLLANIVATACAGRDHLWQDLGLLNRAELSSLMWANFPALAAANTGDMKWKKFLYRQFCSREGIYVCPAPSCGQCQEYAKCFGPEN, from the coding sequence ATGAACGGCCCGGACCGCCGCCTCGCCCGCGAAGTCATCTTCGCGGAACTCCTGCTTGCCCCGTGCAGCAGCAAGGCAGCCGGCGATCCGAACCGTTCATTGCTGGCCAGCATGCTGGCCGGTCAGGGCATAGGAGAAGGTTGCCTGCCGCCCGACCTCGGATTGGGAGAAGAAGTATTCCGCCACCTGCTTGGCGAGTACTTCCCCGATGCCGAGTTTTCTGGCCATAGCCGCCAGGTTGAAGCGATTCCCGAATGGAGCGACCTGCAAAAGCTGCTGCTTGAGCATCGCGCCCGCCAACACCCATCCGAACTGCTGCTCGCCAATATCGTCGCCACCGCCTGCGCCGGCCGCGACCATCTCTGGCAGGACCTCGGCCTGCTCAACCGGGCCGAACTGAGCAGCCTGATGTGGGCAAACTTCCCTGCCCTCGCCGCCGCCAACACCGGCGACATGAAATGGAAGAAGTTTCTTTACCGGCAATTCTGCTCGCGCGAAGGCATCTACGTTTGCCCCGCGCCCTCCTGTGGTCAATGTCAGGAATACGCCAAATGTTTTGGACCGGAGAACTGA
- a CDS encoding alpha/beta hydrolase, giving the protein MANLKLFYATNRHHLGDALHPDGYGTKFSDDGMENLRFGVLTVKAADAQIKKCLKADVGPLGKGNGEKLSEYLATCAATASIDVYPESISKDIADVAQKNAKLGSLAMFEDLMCLMEASSDVLIYIHGFNVKWNEAVGGALALQLMLDNSPRRDPAQNLSVVLFSWPSDGAALPWVSYKSDRTEAAGSGGAVGRAFLKVRDFLVGLRDKARAGGRELCGQDIHLLCHSMGNFLLENALARLYDFSPGNALPRLFEHVFLCAPDLDDNALEEGKALGRINQIARQVTLYYNRHDKAMYVSDYTKGNPERLGHNGAAHPAQLHNKIHQVDCTPVVSDFTGHSYYLSGSVNADIRLSIDGRAQDDALRQRARNANLDNCWTMQVAP; this is encoded by the coding sequence ATGGCAAACCTGAAACTGTTTTATGCGACCAACCGGCACCACCTGGGCGATGCCTTGCATCCCGATGGTTACGGCACCAAGTTCAGCGACGACGGCATGGAAAACCTGCGTTTTGGCGTGTTGACCGTCAAGGCCGCCGATGCGCAGATCAAGAAGTGCCTCAAGGCCGATGTCGGGCCGCTCGGCAAGGGCAATGGCGAAAAGCTCAGCGAATACCTGGCAACGTGTGCGGCAACGGCGAGCATCGATGTCTATCCCGAGTCGATCAGCAAGGATATTGCCGATGTCGCTCAGAAAAACGCCAAACTCGGCTCGCTCGCCATGTTCGAGGACCTGATGTGCCTGATGGAGGCGAGCAGCGATGTGCTGATCTACATCCACGGCTTCAATGTCAAATGGAACGAAGCGGTGGGCGGCGCACTCGCATTGCAACTGATGCTCGACAACAGTCCGCGGCGCGATCCGGCGCAGAACCTCTCGGTCGTGCTCTTCTCCTGGCCATCGGACGGCGCGGCGCTGCCCTGGGTGTCCTACAAGTCGGACCGCACCGAGGCGGCCGGCTCGGGCGGTGCGGTCGGGCGCGCCTTCCTCAAAGTGCGCGATTTCCTGGTCGGCCTGCGCGACAAGGCACGCGCCGGCGGGCGTGAGCTGTGCGGTCAGGACATCCATCTGCTCTGCCATTCGATGGGCAATTTCCTGCTCGAAAACGCACTCGCCCGGCTCTACGACTTCTCGCCGGGCAATGCCCTGCCGCGCCTGTTCGAGCACGTCTTCCTGTGCGCGCCCGATCTCGACGACAACGCGCTGGAAGAAGGCAAGGCGCTTGGCCGGATCAACCAGATCGCGCGCCAGGTGACGCTCTATTACAACCGGCACGACAAGGCGATGTATGTCTCCGACTACACCAAGGGCAATCCGGAGCGCCTCGGCCATAACGGCGCCGCGCATCCGGCGCAATTGCACAACAAGATCCACCAGGTCGATTGCACGCCGGTGGTCAGCGACTTCACCGGCCACAGCTACTACCTGAGCGGCAGCGTCAATGCCGACATCCGCCTGAGCATCGACGGCCGGGCGCAGGACGATGCGCTGCGCCAGCGTGCGCGCAACGCCAATCTCGACAATTGTTGGACGATGCAGGTGGCGCCATGA